In Streptomyces thermolilacinus SPC6, a single genomic region encodes these proteins:
- a CDS encoding helical backbone metal receptor: MTRVVSLVPSLTEAVAVSAPGALVGRTDWCTHPGGLDAPRIGGTKNPDVAAIVALRPDLVVANEEENRPDDLAALRAAGLDVLVTEIRGLEQALRELDRVLRACAVPSRPRWLDQAEAAWAALAPDGPPRKAVVPVWRRPWMVLGRDTFAGDLLARLGVANVYADHPERYPRVPLEELRAAGADLVVLPDEPYRFTADDGPEAFDGLPAALVDGRYLTWYGPSLARAPEALGQALRAAVR, from the coding sequence GTGACCCGCGTCGTGTCGCTGGTGCCGTCGCTCACCGAGGCCGTCGCGGTGTCCGCTCCCGGCGCCCTCGTGGGCCGTACGGACTGGTGCACGCACCCCGGGGGCCTCGACGCGCCCCGGATCGGCGGTACGAAGAACCCGGACGTGGCCGCCATCGTGGCGCTCCGCCCCGACCTCGTCGTCGCCAACGAGGAGGAGAACCGCCCCGACGACCTCGCCGCCCTGCGCGCCGCCGGACTCGACGTGCTGGTCACCGAGATCCGCGGCCTGGAGCAGGCGCTGCGGGAACTGGACCGGGTGCTGCGCGCCTGCGCGGTCCCCTCCCGGCCCCGCTGGCTGGACCAGGCCGAGGCCGCCTGGGCCGCCCTCGCCCCGGACGGGCCGCCCCGCAAGGCGGTCGTCCCCGTCTGGCGGCGGCCGTGGATGGTGCTGGGCCGGGACACGTTCGCCGGGGACCTGCTCGCCCGGCTGGGCGTCGCCAACGTGTACGCGGACCACCCGGAGCGCTACCCGCGCGTCCCGCTGGAGGAGCTGCGGGCCGCCGGGGCCGACCTGGTCGTCCTGCCCGACGAGCCGTACCGGTTCACCGCCGACGACGGGCCCGAGGCGTTCGACGGGCTGCCCGCCGCGCTGGTGGACGGGCGGTACCTCACCTGGTACGGGCCGTCGCTCGCCCGGGCGCCGGAGGCACTGGGGCAGGCGCTGCGGGCGGCGGTGCGCTGA
- a CDS encoding helix-turn-helix domain-containing protein, with protein MDDKETPRVGAAVRRRRRALSLTLAAVAERSGLSVPFLSQIENERARPSMRSLECIADALKTTAVELLDAGDAARTVDVVRAAAYADDPGAPTGVRALVRGEHQMHADEFTGEHDAGRELVLRNDALLYVADGTVEVEAEGRAYRLERGDTLYLSGGVRHRWRASGPGTRVLVVSVAPHMEATEQ; from the coding sequence ATGGACGACAAGGAAACTCCGCGGGTCGGCGCGGCCGTGCGCAGGAGGCGCAGGGCGCTGTCGCTGACCCTCGCCGCCGTCGCCGAGCGCAGCGGCCTGTCCGTGCCCTTTCTCAGCCAGATCGAGAACGAGCGCGCCCGTCCCAGCATGCGTTCCCTGGAGTGCATCGCCGACGCGCTGAAGACGACCGCCGTCGAGCTGCTCGACGCGGGTGACGCCGCCCGCACGGTCGATGTCGTCCGGGCCGCCGCGTACGCCGACGACCCGGGCGCCCCGACCGGTGTCCGCGCGCTGGTGCGCGGCGAGCACCAGATGCACGCCGACGAGTTCACCGGCGAGCACGACGCGGGCCGCGAACTGGTCCTCCGCAACGACGCCCTGCTGTACGTCGCCGACGGCACGGTGGAGGTGGAGGCCGAGGGCCGCGCCTACCGGCTGGAGCGCGGCGACACGCTGTACCTCTCCGGCGGGGTCCGCCACCGCTGGCGCGCCTCCGGCCCCGGCACGCGCGTCCTCGTCGTGTCCGTCGCGCCGCACATGGAGGCGACGGAGCAGTGA
- a CDS encoding siderophore-interacting protein, producing MADEPSRRTPKAHEARVVRAERIAPHMVRIVLGGDGLDAFATSGLTDHYVKILFAPEGVTYPEPFDLERIREELPRDQWPAQRTYTVRAWNPVQRELTIDFVVHGDEGLAGPWAARARVGETVRFLGPGGGYAPDPAADWHLLVGDESALPAIAAALEGLPEGAVAHAFIEVDGEDDELKIAAPAGAEVRWLPRRGRPVGQALVEAVRGLDFPEGTVHAFVHGEAGAVRELRRHLRTERGIPLERLSISGYWRLGKSDEAWRAVKREWNAQVEREEQSA from the coding sequence GTGGCGGATGAGCCGTCCCGCAGGACACCGAAGGCCCACGAGGCACGGGTGGTGCGCGCCGAGCGGATCGCTCCGCACATGGTGCGGATCGTGCTCGGCGGCGACGGACTGGACGCCTTCGCCACGAGCGGTCTTACCGACCACTACGTGAAGATCCTGTTCGCTCCGGAGGGCGTGACGTACCCGGAGCCGTTCGACCTGGAGCGGATTCGCGAGGAGCTGCCGCGCGACCAGTGGCCCGCGCAGCGCACGTACACGGTGCGCGCCTGGAACCCGGTGCAGCGGGAGCTGACCATCGACTTCGTGGTGCACGGCGACGAGGGTCTCGCCGGGCCGTGGGCGGCGCGGGCGCGGGTCGGCGAGACGGTCCGTTTCCTGGGCCCGGGCGGCGGCTACGCGCCGGACCCGGCGGCCGACTGGCATCTGCTCGTGGGCGACGAGAGCGCCCTGCCGGCGATCGCCGCGGCCCTGGAGGGGCTGCCGGAAGGGGCCGTCGCGCACGCGTTCATCGAGGTGGACGGTGAGGACGACGAGCTGAAGATCGCCGCCCCGGCCGGCGCGGAGGTGCGCTGGCTCCCCCGGCGCGGCCGCCCGGTCGGCCAGGCGCTGGTCGAGGCGGTGCGGGGCCTGGACTTCCCGGAGGGCACGGTCCACGCGTTCGTCCACGGCGAGGCGGGCGCGGTGCGGGAGCTGCGCCGCCATCTGCGCACGGAGCGCGGCATCCCGCTGGAGCGGCTGTCGATCTCGGGGTACTGGCGTCTCGGCAAGTCCGACGAGGCGTGGCGCGCGGTCAAGCGCGAGTGGAACGCCCAGGTGGAGCGCGAGGAGCAGTCCGCCTGA
- a CDS encoding 5'-3' exonuclease — MLLDTASLYFRAYFGVPDSVRAPDGTPVNAVRGLLDFIARLVQDHHPDDLVACMDADWRPAWRVELIPSYKAHRVAVETGPGAPDEEEVPDTLSPQVPVIEAVLDALGIARVGVAGYEADDVIGTLAGRAPGPVDIVTGDRDLFQLVDDARGVRVLYPVKGVGTLQAVDEEWLRGKYGVDGPGYADLATLRGDPSDGLPGVPGVGEKTAAKLLEAFGDLAGIMAAVDDPASRLTPAQRRRLDEARPYLAVAPKVVRVADDVPLPPFDPALPAGPKDPEAVRKLAETWGLGGSLERLLAVLPR; from the coding sequence ATGCTCCTCGACACCGCTTCCCTGTACTTCCGGGCCTACTTCGGGGTCCCCGACTCGGTGCGCGCCCCGGACGGCACGCCGGTCAACGCCGTGCGCGGGCTCCTCGACTTCATCGCCCGGCTGGTACAGGACCACCACCCGGACGACCTCGTGGCCTGCATGGACGCCGACTGGCGGCCGGCCTGGCGGGTCGAGCTGATCCCGTCGTACAAGGCGCACCGGGTCGCCGTGGAGACGGGACCGGGCGCGCCGGACGAGGAGGAGGTGCCGGACACGCTGTCGCCGCAGGTGCCGGTGATCGAGGCGGTGCTCGACGCGCTGGGCATCGCGCGGGTGGGCGTCGCCGGGTACGAGGCGGACGACGTGATCGGCACGCTCGCGGGCCGGGCGCCGGGCCCCGTGGACATCGTGACGGGCGACCGGGACCTGTTCCAGCTGGTGGACGACGCGCGCGGGGTGCGGGTGCTGTATCCGGTGAAGGGCGTCGGCACGCTCCAGGCGGTGGACGAGGAGTGGCTGCGCGGGAAGTACGGCGTGGACGGGCCGGGGTACGCGGATCTGGCCACGCTGCGAGGTGACCCGAGCGACGGGCTGCCGGGGGTGCCCGGGGTCGGCGAGAAGACGGCGGCGAAGCTGCTGGAGGCGTTCGGGGACCTGGCGGGCATCATGGCCGCCGTGGACGACCCGGCGTCGAGGCTCACCCCGGCGCAGCGCCGCCGCCTGGACGAGGCGCGGCCGTACCTGGCGGTCGCGCCGAAGGTGGTGCGGGTCGCGGACGACGTTCCGCTGCCGCCGTTCGACCCGGCGCTCCCGGCGGGCCCGAAGGACCCGGAGGCGGTGCGGAAGCTGGCCGAAACGTGGGGTCTCGGAGGGTCGTTGGAGCGGCTGCTCGCCGTTCTCCCCCGATGA